A portion of the Marinobacter alexandrii genome contains these proteins:
- a CDS encoding transglycosylase domain-containing protein, protein MRQKLTKYILRTIWIFFILGILGIPSIFLMVKNDALGWFGGLPSLEALERPDPDLSSELISTDGVSLGKYFRKNRTPVSYDELSPELINTLLVTEDIRFKDHSGIDLRGFTRAVIGKLTFSFQGGGSTITMQLAENLYSTNSTQKGSLYKYPSIGQLITKIKEWIIAVQLEQSYTKEEILAMYLNTIEYGSNSYGIKVAANTFFNKLPSQLDYQESASLVGSINKPTAFNPAYNPERAKSKRTEVLWNVHKYGLIDRFLYDSLNNKELELNYLVESQNEGLATYFRTVAKNYLVSWASENGYDLFEDGLKIYTTIDSRMQKYAEEAVFESMDTLQQVFNEHWSDQNPWIDDENNEIPEFLDNAIKRTSAYKALVSRYEDQADSIEYYLNRKKKMTIFSWKGEIDTTFSSYDSLNYYKRFLQTGFMSMDPRTGYIKAWVGGINHKYFKYDHVKQSKRQPGSTFKPIVYTAAIDNGYSPCFPVVDAPVSFSLPGQDPPTWVPQNSSGRFTGEVMTIRRAMAQSVNSITAYMMNRIGPNTVVDYAKKLGIESRLDPVPSLCLGAGGDVSIYEMIGAYSTFVNKGTFIRPFFISRIEDKNGNVIQQFVPDEKEAINEETAYLMLHMLKGTVELGTGRILDYSLKLDNELGAKTGTTQNASDGWFIGVSKDLVSGAWVGGDDRSIRFRNWAMGQGARTALPIWEKYMLKVYADETLGYEKGYFEKSTKPLRTVIDCELYQENTNPSDTIDYDVVEEDDFM, encoded by the coding sequence ATGCGACAAAAGCTTACTAAATACATTTTAAGAACTATTTGGATTTTTTTTATACTAGGGATTTTAGGTATTCCGTCAATTTTTCTAATGGTGAAAAATGATGCCTTAGGCTGGTTCGGAGGACTCCCAAGTTTAGAAGCATTGGAAAGACCTGATCCAGATTTATCCTCTGAATTGATCAGTACGGATGGCGTGTCTTTAGGGAAATATTTTAGAAAAAATAGGACACCCGTTTCTTATGATGAATTGTCACCAGAGCTCATCAACACCTTACTTGTCACAGAAGACATAAGATTCAAGGATCATTCAGGGATTGATCTCAGAGGTTTTACAAGAGCTGTAATAGGTAAACTTACTTTTAGTTTTCAGGGTGGTGGCAGCACGATCACCATGCAGTTAGCAGAAAACCTGTATAGTACCAATAGCACTCAAAAAGGATCACTATATAAATATCCTTCAATAGGCCAACTAATCACAAAAATCAAGGAATGGATTATTGCAGTTCAACTTGAACAATCATACACTAAGGAAGAAATTCTAGCGATGTATCTTAATACTATTGAATACGGAAGCAACTCATATGGGATTAAAGTTGCCGCAAATACGTTTTTTAATAAACTTCCATCACAATTAGATTATCAGGAATCCGCAAGTTTAGTGGGATCAATAAATAAACCAACGGCCTTTAACCCTGCTTACAACCCTGAAAGAGCCAAGAGTAAAAGAACAGAAGTGCTTTGGAATGTTCATAAGTACGGATTGATAGATCGCTTCTTATATGATTCACTAAATAATAAAGAACTTGAGCTTAATTATTTGGTAGAAAGTCAAAACGAAGGTTTGGCTACATATTTTAGAACGGTAGCAAAAAACTATCTTGTCAGCTGGGCTAGTGAAAATGGATATGACCTTTTTGAAGATGGTTTGAAAATCTATACTACGATAGACAGTAGAATGCAGAAGTATGCTGAAGAAGCGGTATTTGAAAGTATGGATACACTTCAACAGGTTTTCAACGAGCACTGGTCAGATCAGAACCCTTGGATCGATGATGAAAACAATGAAATTCCAGAATTTCTTGATAACGCGATCAAACGTACTAGTGCTTACAAAGCATTAGTGTCACGTTATGAAGATCAGGCTGACTCAATTGAATACTATCTCAATAGAAAAAAGAAAATGACAATTTTCTCCTGGAAAGGAGAAATTGATACCACATTTAGTTCATATGATTCACTTAACTATTATAAGAGGTTTCTTCAAACTGGTTTTATGTCCATGGATCCAAGAACTGGCTATATTAAAGCGTGGGTTGGAGGAATTAATCACAAATATTTCAAATATGATCATGTTAAGCAAAGTAAAAGGCAACCTGGTTCAACTTTCAAGCCTATTGTTTATACCGCTGCGATAGATAATGGATATTCACCATGCTTTCCAGTAGTCGATGCTCCAGTTTCTTTTAGTCTTCCTGGCCAAGATCCTCCTACTTGGGTGCCTCAAAATTCTAGTGGAAGATTCACAGGTGAGGTAATGACCATAAGACGAGCAATGGCTCAATCTGTAAATAGTATAACAGCTTATATGATGAATCGTATAGGTCCGAATACAGTAGTTGATTACGCTAAAAAATTAGGAATAGAAAGCAGATTAGATCCTGTTCCATCACTCTGTTTGGGAGCAGGTGGTGATGTTTCTATTTATGAAATGATAGGTGCTTATTCAACTTTTGTCAACAAAGGCACTTTTATTCGCCCATTTTTTATTTCAAGAATAGAAGACAAAAATGGAAATGTCATTCAACAGTTTGTTCCTGATGAAAAAGAAGCAATCAATGAAGAGACAGCTTACCTAATGCTTCACATGCTTAAAGGAACTGTAGAATTAGGTACTGGAAGAATTTTAGACTACTCCTTAAAACTTGATAACGAATTGGGAGCTAAGACTGGAACAACTCAAAATGCTTCGGATGGTTGGTTCATTGGTGTTAGCAAAGACTTAGTTTCGGGCGCTTGGGTAGGCGGTGATGACAGAAGTATTCGTTTTCGAAACTGGGCTATGGGGCAAGGGGCTAGAACTGCACTCCCAATTTGGGAAAAATATATGCTTAAAGTCTATGCGGATGAGACTTTAGGTTACGAAAAAGGATATTTTGAAAAATCGACTAAGCCTTTACGAACAGTTATAGATTGTGAGCTATATCAGGAGAACACAAACCCGTCAGATACTATCGACTATGATGTAGTAGAAGAAGACGATTTTATGTAA
- a CDS encoding tetratricopeptide repeat protein has protein sequence MKKILIAYLIVLIAGCSPYKNNPLSGSFHDLTAHYNAYFIAKERIKEIEASIFEDQEWNYNKVLPIYSQFDSIKSASLNTQIEDCIQKASIAIQRHPNSKWEDDSYILVGKARYYAMEFPDAIETFKYVNTHSEDDNARHQALTELIRSFTEFDEYNNAIAVTDYLAKEKLNKDNQRRLHINTAYLYQKKGDQSKMVGSLVKAEELLTSSDKARINFIIGQTFHELNFESEAFRYYKNVLKNNPSYELEFYSKLYMAQVTELAEGNDLKKIQRYFRNLLKDPKNKEYQDKIYYELAGFELKNGNIDEAIKSYKLSIKNSSNNNRQKAYSYLSLGKIYYDTLKNFVLAKNYYDSTVATMPQDEENYQEIKERQEILVDFVKQVVVIQKNDSLLHLATLPRDSVISMLTNEIAKERENAAEKKKREKQVAINRARNINQNGGENIITTTSKGSDWYFNNSNALSRGSGEFVRKWGDRALEDHWRRKNKETVNLIKEEKIISEDISESTGEETVSESAEDEAKKLMSGVPYEEENKRILLDEIEDALYNLGNIYNLRLEEDENAADSFEKLLKRFPETEYEPEVLYQLYLLYKEANASRSFEKGSILKKKYPETIYAKLVDNPNYREESFATSEQLKKLYKNLYEMYRIKKFDEVLFAADSSLAKHPDNEFSDNIALLRALTVGHMEEDHRYQFELGEFIKNYPESELNTYAMSLLEASENFQQKRYNSAKARFIKDFNQKHLFVIVYNLESELTESIPPLIDTFLEEKNLSTLKTGNLILSEEKSMLLVNIFPGKGTALNFMSSFMESVELKNKFKGQKIDVFVITEDNFDIFYKTKDVSAYITFFEKNY, from the coding sequence TTGAAGAAAATTCTTATAGCATATTTAATAGTTTTGATTGCAGGTTGTTCTCCCTACAAAAACAATCCGCTCAGTGGCTCATTTCATGATCTTACGGCTCATTATAATGCCTATTTCATCGCAAAAGAGCGAATCAAGGAAATTGAAGCTTCCATATTTGAAGATCAAGAGTGGAATTACAACAAAGTATTACCCATCTATTCACAATTTGACTCAATCAAATCGGCATCATTAAATACACAAATAGAAGATTGTATTCAAAAAGCATCTATTGCGATTCAAAGACACCCAAACAGTAAATGGGAAGATGATAGCTATATTTTGGTAGGCAAAGCTCGATACTATGCAATGGAGTTCCCCGATGCTATCGAAACATTCAAATATGTTAATACCCATAGCGAAGATGATAATGCGAGGCATCAGGCCTTAACGGAATTAATCAGGAGTTTCACAGAATTCGATGAATACAACAATGCTATTGCAGTAACAGATTATCTAGCCAAAGAAAAACTTAATAAAGACAATCAAAGAAGATTACATATTAATACCGCATATCTCTATCAAAAAAAGGGAGATCAGAGTAAAATGGTGGGCAGTTTGGTAAAAGCAGAGGAATTGTTGACCTCTTCAGACAAGGCTCGAATAAATTTCATTATTGGCCAGACTTTTCATGAATTGAATTTTGAAAGTGAAGCATTCAGGTATTATAAAAATGTATTAAAAAACAACCCTTCGTATGAGCTAGAATTTTACTCCAAGCTCTACATGGCACAAGTGACTGAACTTGCTGAGGGAAATGACTTAAAAAAAATTCAACGATATTTTAGGAATCTCTTAAAGGATCCTAAAAACAAAGAATACCAAGATAAGATTTATTATGAATTGGCTGGTTTTGAACTAAAAAATGGAAACATAGATGAGGCTATCAAAAGCTACAAGCTCTCTATCAAAAATAGCTCGAACAACAACCGACAGAAAGCTTATTCTTACTTGAGTCTAGGCAAGATTTATTACGACACATTAAAAAACTTTGTCCTTGCTAAAAATTATTATGATAGCACGGTGGCTACCATGCCGCAAGACGAAGAAAATTATCAGGAAATCAAGGAACGACAAGAAATTCTTGTCGATTTTGTTAAACAAGTAGTTGTCATTCAAAAGAATGATAGCTTACTTCATTTGGCAACCTTGCCTAGAGATTCTGTGATATCAATGCTCACCAATGAAATTGCAAAAGAGAGAGAAAATGCTGCAGAGAAGAAAAAGAGAGAAAAACAAGTTGCAATCAATCGAGCTAGAAATATTAATCAAAACGGTGGTGAAAACATCATAACGACTACTTCCAAGGGCTCTGACTGGTATTTTAATAATAGCAATGCTCTTAGCAGAGGTTCTGGTGAATTTGTGAGAAAATGGGGTGATCGTGCACTTGAGGATCACTGGAGAAGAAAAAATAAAGAAACAGTCAATTTAATCAAAGAGGAAAAAATAATTTCCGAAGATATATCCGAGTCTACTGGTGAGGAAACTGTAAGTGAATCCGCAGAGGATGAAGCAAAAAAATTAATGTCGGGCGTTCCGTATGAAGAAGAGAATAAGCGCATACTCCTAGATGAGATTGAAGACGCGCTCTATAATCTTGGTAACATATATAATTTGAGGCTTGAAGAGGATGAAAATGCCGCTGACTCCTTTGAAAAACTACTCAAAAGGTTTCCAGAGACGGAATATGAACCCGAGGTACTCTATCAACTCTATCTTCTCTATAAAGAAGCTAATGCATCCAGATCTTTTGAAAAAGGAAGTATTCTTAAAAAGAAGTATCCGGAAACCATTTATGCTAAGTTGGTAGACAATCCTAATTATAGAGAAGAGAGCTTTGCTACAAGTGAACAACTAAAAAAGCTATATAAAAATCTATACGAAATGTATAGAATCAAAAAGTTTGATGAAGTCTTGTTTGCTGCAGACAGCTCACTGGCTAAGCATCCTGATAATGAATTTAGTGACAACATAGCCCTCCTCAGAGCTCTCACTGTTGGCCATATGGAGGAAGACCATAGATATCAATTTGAACTTGGAGAATTTATTAAAAATTACCCCGAAAGTGAGCTTAACACTTACGCCATGTCTTTACTTGAAGCATCAGAAAATTTTCAACAAAAAAGATATAATAGTGCGAAAGCTCGATTTATCAAGGACTTTAATCAAAAGCATTTGTTTGTCATTGTATATAATCTTGAATCAGAACTCACAGAGTCAATTCCTCCATTAATTGATACGTTTTTAGAAGAAAAAAATCTTTCAACGTTAAAAACGGGCAACCTCATTTTAAGTGAAGAAAAATCAATGCTGTTAGTCAATATTTTTCCTGGAAAGGGGACTGCCCTCAATTTTATGAGTTCATTCATGGAAAGTGTTGAATTAAAGAATAAGTTTAAAGGACAAAAAATTGATGTTTTTGTCATCACAGAAGATAACTTTGATATTTTCTATAAAACGAAAGATGTATCAGCATATATCACATTTTTTGAAAAAAATTATTAA
- a CDS encoding M23 family metallopeptidase, giving the protein MAARKTLSNWLTNKYLLIIRNEENFAEKTTFSFNYARLFLLMAGIGILLLTLAVYLVTVALEQWLDPRHAQMEANRQVLELSMTIDSLEQEVSNKNIYIENVRRVIAGEQIDQSEEISLESDLQPAELKQTIQPLDSQFRAEFEDSELADITALPIAVSSNVYELRDIYLFSPLDGIITDGFNPKTDHYGIDMVAQENEPVRSVADGVVIMSSWTLDGGYILAIQHPGNLISVYKHNSELFKNVGNFVAAGEVVATIGNTGELTSGPHLHLELWHNGNPVNPQEYIAL; this is encoded by the coding sequence ATGGCCGCAAGAAAGACATTAAGCAACTGGCTAACGAATAAATACTTACTCATTATTCGTAATGAGGAGAATTTTGCCGAGAAAACTACATTTAGCTTCAATTATGCAAGGCTATTTCTCCTAATGGCCGGAATAGGAATTCTTTTACTGACTTTGGCAGTATATCTGGTGACTGTAGCCCTAGAGCAATGGCTGGATCCACGCCATGCTCAGATGGAAGCCAATAGACAAGTACTGGAATTATCTATGACAATAGATTCTCTGGAGCAGGAAGTAAGTAATAAAAATATTTATATTGAAAATGTACGCAGGGTCATTGCGGGAGAGCAGATAGATCAAAGTGAAGAAATAAGCCTTGAGTCTGACTTGCAACCTGCGGAGTTGAAACAAACTATACAGCCTTTAGATTCTCAATTTCGTGCTGAATTTGAGGATTCTGAATTAGCCGATATCACGGCGCTCCCTATTGCTGTTTCTTCCAATGTGTATGAGCTAAGGGATATTTATTTATTCAGTCCATTAGATGGAATAATTACAGATGGATTTAATCCGAAAACCGATCATTATGGCATTGATATGGTAGCTCAAGAAAATGAGCCCGTTAGATCGGTGGCAGATGGAGTTGTGATTATGTCTTCTTGGACACTTGATGGAGGGTATATATTAGCAATTCAGCATCCAGGCAATTTAATTTCGGTTTACAAGCACAATTCGGAATTATTTAAAAACGTTGGTAATTTTGTAGCCGCTGGGGAAGTAGTGGCCACAATAGGAAATACGGGCGAACTTACTTCTGGGCCTCATTTGCATTTGGAATTGTGGCACAATGGCAACCCTGTAAATCCTCAGGAGTATATTGCACTATAA
- a CDS encoding polymer-forming cytoskeletal protein: MLNKNQKEVEELSNSSNIIGKGTIVNGSIETFGNIRVEGKVVGDIKTKSKAAFGHSSQVDGSVLAQNAEVAGHITGTIEVTEQLVLKATATIDGDIITNKLLVESGATFNGKCKMGVKSKEIKIGKLEDTEQQALKA; the protein is encoded by the coding sequence ATGTTGAACAAGAATCAAAAAGAAGTAGAAGAGTTGAGTAACTCAAGTAATATAATTGGGAAAGGCACGATTGTAAATGGAAGTATCGAAACTTTTGGAAATATTCGTGTAGAAGGCAAAGTGGTAGGAGATATTAAGACTAAATCAAAAGCAGCTTTTGGACACTCGTCTCAAGTAGATGGAAGCGTGCTGGCACAGAATGCCGAGGTTGCAGGACATATTACTGGCACCATTGAAGTTACCGAGCAATTGGTTTTGAAAGCAACGGCTACAATAGACGGAGATATTATCACAAACAAGCTTTTGGTTGAGTCTGGCGCCACTTTCAACGGAAAATGTAAAATGGGCGTAAAAAGTAAGGAGATCAAAATTGGGAAGCTCGAAGACACAGAACAACAAGCCCTCAAAGCTTAA
- the atpB gene encoding F0F1 ATP synthase subunit A, with protein sequence MLKRSNFLRINKFLAILLLVMPSMVWAGGGSEKEGEKFDPSELINHHISDSHVWEIYHGLTVHLPIIVYTKEKGIDVFSSHHFFDENHELVSYNGYIMDHDHINLESGGHVFDISITKNVLFLFIDASLLLLVFLAVARGYKKNVGRAPKGIQSLFEPIILFIRDDIAKENIGPKYEKFMPFMLTVFFFIWFGNLLGLLPGAANLTGNISVTLTLAVITLLITTFSGRKTYWLHIVDPLGKSMPWAGKILLYLILWPVEIIGIFTKPFSLMIRLFANITAGHILILSIISLAFIFESLTIGVVGAVFATVMNMLELFVAVLQAYVFTLLSALYFGQAVEEHH encoded by the coding sequence ATGTTGAAGCGATCTAACTTTCTGAGAATCAACAAGTTTTTAGCAATATTACTGCTCGTAATGCCTAGTATGGTTTGGGCTGGGGGCGGTTCTGAAAAGGAAGGAGAAAAATTTGACCCTAGTGAGTTAATTAATCACCACATCTCTGATTCCCATGTATGGGAAATTTATCATGGTCTCACCGTTCATCTACCAATAATTGTATACACAAAAGAAAAAGGAATAGATGTTTTTTCATCGCATCATTTTTTTGATGAGAACCATGAGCTAGTTAGTTACAATGGCTATATCATGGATCATGATCATATCAATTTAGAAAGTGGAGGCCATGTTTTTGATATATCTATTACAAAAAACGTTCTATTTCTATTCATAGACGCGTCGCTTTTACTTCTAGTCTTTTTAGCCGTAGCTAGAGGATACAAGAAAAATGTAGGCAGAGCGCCGAAAGGAATTCAGTCATTATTTGAACCAATCATTCTCTTTATCAGAGATGATATAGCTAAAGAAAACATTGGACCAAAGTATGAGAAGTTCATGCCATTTATGCTTACAGTTTTCTTTTTCATATGGTTTGGGAACTTACTTGGACTATTGCCAGGTGCAGCAAATCTCACTGGTAATATTTCTGTGACATTGACACTTGCCGTAATAACATTGTTAATAACAACTTTTTCTGGAAGAAAGACATACTGGCTTCATATCGTGGATCCTTTGGGAAAATCTATGCCATGGGCCGGAAAGATCTTACTTTATCTTATACTTTGGCCGGTAGAAATCATTGGGATTTTTACTAAGCCATTTTCATTGATGATTCGACTATTTGCAAACATCACTGCAGGACACATTCTGATACTTAGTATTATCAGCTTGGCCTTCATTTTTGAAAGCTTAACGATCGGTGTAGTAGGGGCTGTTTTTGCAACTGTTATGAATATGTTAGAACTTTTCGTGGCAGTACTACAAGCGTACGTTTTTACGCTTTTATCTGCTTTGTATTTTGGACAAGCAGTAGAAGAGCATCATTAA
- the atpE gene encoding ATP synthase F0 subunit C, which yields MGAIGAGLAVLGAGLGIGLIGKGATESIARQPEAAGKIQTAMIIAAALIEGAALFGVVVGLLAGSGN from the coding sequence ATGGGAGCAATTGGAGCAGGTTTAGCAGTACTAGGAGCAGGTCTTGGAATCGGTTTAATCGGTAAAGGAGCTACTGAAAGTATTGCAAGACAGCCTGAAGCAGCTGGTAAAATCCAGACAGCAATGATTATTGCAGCAGCCCTTATTGAAGGTGCGGCTCTTTTCGGCGTTGTAGTAGGACTATTGGCTGGATCAGGAAATTAA
- the atpF gene encoding F0F1 ATP synthase subunit B, with protein sequence MALVTPDIGLIIWQLIIFGIVLFILRAFVWRPILSALKAREHQIEDSLRAADNAKVEMEQIKADNEYLLQEARIERDAILKEAKEESVHIVEHAKAETSDITSKMIQDAREAIEVEKKAALTEVKDLVATLSLEIAEKVLREKLSDDKSQKALVDKFIKDVKVN encoded by the coding sequence GTGGCATTAGTTACCCCAGACATAGGATTGATCATTTGGCAACTGATCATATTTGGAATTGTACTTTTTATTCTTCGTGCTTTCGTATGGAGACCTATATTAAGTGCACTGAAAGCTCGTGAACATCAAATTGAAGATTCACTTAGAGCTGCAGACAATGCGAAAGTTGAGATGGAGCAAATCAAAGCTGACAATGAGTACCTCCTTCAAGAGGCCAGAATTGAGCGAGATGCCATTTTAAAAGAAGCTAAGGAAGAATCTGTTCATATTGTAGAACATGCCAAAGCGGAGACATCAGATATTACCTCTAAAATGATTCAGGATGCTAGGGAAGCAATTGAAGTTGAAAAGAAAGCAGCCCTTACAGAAGTAAAGGATTTGGTGGCAACACTATCATTGGAGATTGCTGAAAAGGTGCTCAGAGAAAAGCTTTCTGATGACAAGTCTCAAAAAGCTTTGGTTGATAAGTTTATCAAGGACGTAAAAGTTAACTAA
- the atpH gene encoding ATP synthase F1 subunit delta — MSIGRIATRYAKPILELAEEMKVVDKVKADMEAFSNVCEESRDFALMLKSPIIPHQRKGEILKKIFTGKVNDLTLQAFDVITRKNRENLLEDIAEEFLHLYNVQKGFEEVSVTTSIKLDADMRKAFEKLAKEITGKEPILKEKVDSEIVGGYIMRLGDRQLDESISGQLKDLKLKFSK, encoded by the coding sequence ATGTCAATAGGCAGAATAGCAACGAGATATGCCAAGCCAATACTAGAATTGGCCGAAGAGATGAAAGTGGTTGATAAGGTGAAAGCGGACATGGAAGCTTTTTCTAATGTATGCGAGGAGAGTAGAGATTTTGCATTGATGCTAAAAAGCCCAATCATTCCGCATCAGAGAAAAGGAGAAATTTTGAAGAAAATATTTACGGGTAAAGTAAATGACTTAACTCTTCAAGCTTTTGATGTTATTACTCGCAAGAATCGAGAAAATCTTTTAGAAGATATTGCTGAAGAATTTCTTCATCTATACAATGTTCAGAAAGGTTTTGAAGAGGTCTCCGTAACAACGAGTATCAAGTTGGATGCTGACATGAGAAAAGCATTTGAAAAACTAGCAAAAGAAATTACAGGTAAAGAACCTATTCTGAAGGAGAAAGTAGACTCTGAAATTGTAGGAGGTTACATTATGCGACTTGGCGATCGTCAGCTTGATGAGAGCATAAGCGGGCAGTTAAA